A section of the Phaseolus vulgaris cultivar G19833 chromosome 8, P. vulgaris v2.0, whole genome shotgun sequence genome encodes:
- the LOC137826073 gene encoding uncharacterized protein — MSMRGIGGPLLCIGDLLNDVGEEHQGHSLRHEASPSPSSLHPNNNDPPPHLTKLFQEHYDHLNSALSGTDHSWTSLTLKLCTSLETANQLVQSTNSNVASLSEKVEELQKIVKRGDSAIAAAKTLYYVTPDNHSSVSK, encoded by the exons ATGTCGATGAGAGGAATCGGAGGGCCACTTCTATGCATCGGAGATCTCCTGAATGACGTCGGAGAAGAACACCAAGGACACTCTCTCCGTCACGAAGCTTCTCCCAGTCCCTCCTCTTTACATCCCAACAATAACGATCCACCTCCTCACCTCACCAAACTCTTCCAG GAACACTACGATCACTTGAATTCGGCTCTCTCCGGCACCGACCACTCATGGACTTCTCTCACTTTGAAG TTATGCACTTCTCTAGAAACTGCTAATCAGCTGGTTCAGTCTACCAACTCAAATGTTGCATCCTTGTCTGAGAAGGTTGAGGAGCTACAGAAAATTGTTAAGAGAGGGGATTCTGCAATAGCAGCAGCAAAGACACTTTATTATGTTACCCCTGACAATCACAGTAGTGTTTCAAAGTGA